In Cupriavidus basilensis, the following proteins share a genomic window:
- a CDS encoding crotonase/enoyl-CoA hydratase family protein, translating into MSTPNPAIPPSFETLQYAVDKGVATITLHRPEKLNAFTPRMMQDLIDAFDATDADDDVRAVIVTGSGRAFCAGADLSSGGSTFDYEKRYGASQEAAHRDGGGRVALRIFRSLKPVIAAVNGPAVGIGVTMQLPMDIRLASTDARFGFVFARRGITPEAASSWFLSRVVGISTALEWCYTGRVFSAQEALERGLVRSLHAPEDLLPAAQALAREIADNAAPVSVAISRQLIWRMAGASHPMEAHRLDSRAIQSRGQSADVKEGVSAFLEKRPASFPERVSQDMPDFFDWGNEPPFI; encoded by the coding sequence ATGAGCACCCCGAACCCAGCCATCCCCCCCAGCTTCGAGACCCTGCAATACGCCGTCGACAAGGGCGTCGCCACCATCACCCTGCACCGCCCGGAAAAGCTCAACGCCTTCACCCCGCGCATGATGCAGGACCTCATCGACGCCTTTGACGCCACCGACGCCGACGACGATGTCCGCGCGGTGATCGTCACCGGCTCCGGGCGCGCCTTCTGCGCCGGCGCCGACCTGTCCTCCGGCGGCTCCACCTTCGATTACGAGAAGCGCTACGGCGCCAGCCAGGAAGCCGCCCACCGCGATGGCGGCGGACGCGTGGCGCTGCGCATCTTCCGCAGCCTCAAGCCGGTCATCGCGGCGGTCAACGGGCCGGCGGTGGGCATCGGCGTGACCATGCAGTTGCCGATGGACATCCGCCTGGCCTCGACCGATGCCAGGTTCGGCTTCGTGTTCGCGCGCCGCGGCATCACGCCCGAGGCGGCATCGTCGTGGTTCCTGTCGCGCGTGGTGGGCATTTCCACCGCGCTGGAATGGTGCTACACCGGCCGCGTGTTCTCGGCGCAGGAGGCGCTGGAGCGCGGGCTGGTGCGCTCGCTGCACGCCCCCGAGGACCTGTTGCCGGCCGCGCAGGCGCTGGCCCGTGAGATCGCCGACAATGCCGCGCCGGTTTCCGTCGCCATCTCGCGCCAGTTGATCTGGCGCATGGCCGGGGCCAGCCACCCGATGGAGGCGCACCGCCTGGACAGCCGCGCGATCCAGTCGCGCGGCCAGTCGGCCGACGTCAAGGAAGGCGTCAGCGCCTTCCTGGAAAAGCGCCCGGCCAGCTTCCCCGAGCGCGTGTCGCAGGACATGCCGGACTTCTTCGACTGGGGCAACGAGCCGCCCTTTATCTGA
- a CDS encoding nitroreductase, with amino-acid sequence MKVSMAVQSRKSVRGFLPTPVPPEIIRDVLEQAARAPSGGNLQPWHLHVVGGEPLARLKATMRERVAGAPRGEGTEYDVYPRELVSPYRERRFQVGEDLYRCLGIPRENKPARLAQFANNFTFFGAPLALFCTVDRRMGPPQWSDLGMYLQTVMLLLREHGLDSCAQECWAMYPETIAGFLSLPAERMLFTGMAIGYEDPAAAVNQLRATRAPLGEFTEFIGI; translated from the coding sequence GTGAAAGTCAGCATGGCAGTCCAGAGCCGCAAATCGGTGCGCGGCTTCCTTCCCACGCCGGTGCCGCCGGAGATCATCCGCGACGTGCTGGAGCAGGCCGCGCGCGCGCCATCGGGCGGCAACCTGCAGCCGTGGCACCTGCACGTGGTGGGCGGCGAGCCGCTGGCGCGGCTCAAGGCCACCATGCGCGAACGCGTCGCCGGCGCGCCCCGCGGCGAAGGGACCGAGTATGACGTCTACCCGCGCGAGCTGGTCTCGCCTTATCGCGAACGGCGCTTCCAGGTAGGCGAGGACCTCTATCGCTGCCTGGGCATCCCGCGCGAGAACAAGCCGGCGCGCCTTGCCCAGTTTGCCAATAACTTCACGTTCTTCGGCGCGCCGCTGGCGTTGTTCTGCACGGTGGACCGCCGCATGGGCCCGCCGCAATGGTCGGACCTGGGCATGTACCTGCAAACGGTGATGCTGCTGCTGCGCGAGCACGGGCTGGACAGCTGCGCGCAAGAATGCTGGGCGATGTATCCGGAAACCATTGCGGGCTTTCTCTCCCTGCCCGCCGAACGCATGCTGTTTACCGGCATGGCGATCGGCTACGAGGATCCGGCAGCGGCGGTCAACCAGTTGCGCGCCACGCGCGCACCGCTGGGAGAGTTCACGGAGTTCATCGGCATCTGA
- a CDS encoding 4-hydroxyproline epimerase, translated as MPAHALPSPARPTASSPPAPRRIRVIDSHTGGEPTRLVIDGFPDLGRASMAARLDRLAREYDHWRAATVLEPRGSDVMVGALLCPPVSADACAGVIFFNNSGYLGMCGHGTIGLVASLAHLGRIAPGRHRIDTPVGTVEATLHEDGSVGVRNVPAWRYRHAVAVDVPGHGRVTGDIAWGGNWFFLTESHGQRIERDNLDALTAFAWAVRQALERAGIAAPHGAPVDHIELFCTPDGADDADSRNFVLCPGKAYDRSPCGTGTSAKLACLAADGKLAPGTPWRQASVTGSRFVAHYAPANEPGRIIPTVHGHAHVYAEATLLIAHDDPFAWGIGARGIGARGIGT; from the coding sequence ATGCCTGCGCACGCCCTGCCTTCCCCTGCACGCCCCACGGCGTCTTCACCGCCCGCTCCCCGCCGGATCAGGGTGATCGACTCCCACACCGGCGGCGAACCCACCCGGCTGGTCATCGACGGCTTCCCCGATCTCGGCCGCGCCAGCATGGCCGCGCGGCTGGACCGGCTCGCGCGCGAGTACGACCACTGGCGCGCCGCCACCGTGCTGGAGCCGCGCGGCAGCGACGTGATGGTAGGCGCGCTGCTGTGCCCGCCGGTATCCGCCGATGCCTGCGCGGGCGTGATCTTCTTCAACAACAGCGGCTACCTGGGCATGTGCGGCCACGGCACCATCGGGCTGGTGGCCTCGCTGGCACATCTCGGGCGCATCGCGCCGGGGCGGCACCGGATCGATACGCCGGTGGGCACAGTGGAGGCCACGTTGCATGAAGACGGCTCGGTCGGCGTGCGCAATGTGCCCGCCTGGCGCTACCGGCATGCGGTAGCCGTCGACGTGCCGGGCCACGGCCGCGTCACCGGCGACATCGCCTGGGGCGGCAACTGGTTCTTCCTGACCGAATCCCATGGCCAGCGCATCGAGCGCGACAACCTCGATGCACTGACCGCGTTCGCCTGGGCCGTGCGGCAGGCACTCGAACGGGCGGGCATCGCGGCGCCGCACGGCGCGCCGGTCGACCATATCGAACTGTTCTGCACGCCCGACGGCGCCGATGACGCCGACAGCCGCAACTTCGTGCTGTGCCCGGGCAAGGCCTACGACCGCTCTCCCTGTGGCACCGGCACCAGCGCCAAGCTCGCCTGCCTGGCCGCGGACGGCAAGCTCGCGCCCGGCACACCCTGGCGCCAGGCCAGCGTGACCGGCAGCCGCTTCGTGGCGCACTATGCGCCCGCCAACGAACCGGGCCGCATCATCCCGACCGTGCACGGCCACGCCCATGTGTATGCCGAGGCCACGCTGCTGATCGCGCACGACGATCCCTTCGCCTGGGGCATCGGCGCCCGGGGTATCGGCGCCCGGGGTATCGGCACATGA